Proteins encoded in a region of the Bradyrhizobium sp. CB3481 genome:
- the mddA gene encoding methanethiol S-methyltransferase, which translates to MSIAMQTGPNSPATTVSLAARLLTLCYGGLAYLIFLGTFLYAIGFVSQYVVPKNINTGPAPSLMTALLTNLVLMSIFAIQHSGMARRGFKQLFARFASPAIERSTYVLLASLSLILLFWQWEPMPSVAWHIDNPILAGIATAGGAVGWLIVLYSTFLISHFELFGLTQVVSHFAGRMVEPMKFKTPGLYRMIRHPIYLGFIIAFWCAPTMTLGQLLFATVTTAYIFVGIYLEERDLVAMFGSEYRRYREKVAMLVPGIF; encoded by the coding sequence ATGTCGATTGCCATGCAGACCGGGCCGAACAGTCCCGCGACCACAGTTTCTCTCGCGGCGAGATTGCTGACGCTTTGCTACGGCGGTCTCGCCTATCTGATCTTCCTCGGCACGTTCCTCTACGCCATCGGCTTTGTCTCGCAATACGTCGTGCCGAAGAACATCAACACGGGTCCGGCGCCGTCGTTGATGACAGCGCTGCTCACGAACCTGGTGCTGATGTCTATCTTCGCCATCCAGCACAGCGGCATGGCGCGCCGAGGCTTCAAGCAACTCTTCGCGCGCTTCGCTTCACCGGCGATCGAGCGCTCGACCTACGTGTTGCTAGCCAGCCTTTCGCTGATCCTCTTGTTCTGGCAGTGGGAGCCGATGCCTTCTGTGGCCTGGCACATCGACAATCCGATTCTCGCCGGCATCGCGACCGCGGGCGGCGCCGTCGGCTGGCTGATCGTGCTCTACAGCACGTTCCTCATCAGCCATTTCGAGCTGTTCGGACTGACGCAAGTGGTCTCGCATTTCGCCGGCCGCATGGTCGAACCCATGAAGTTCAAGACGCCGGGCCTCTATCGCATGATCCGGCACCCGATCTATCTCGGCTTCATCATCGCGTTCTGGTGCGCGCCGACGATGACGCTCGGCCAGCTGCTGTTCGCCACGGTGACGACAGCCTATATCTTTGTCGGCATCTATCTCGAGGAGCGCGACCTCGTGGCGATGTTCGGCAGTGAATACAGGCGCTATCGCGAAAAAGTGGCGATGCTCGTGCCGGGTATCTTCTGA